A window of Raphanus sativus cultivar WK10039 unplaced genomic scaffold, ASM80110v3 Scaffold1223, whole genome shotgun sequence contains these coding sequences:
- the LOC108846934 gene encoding uncharacterized protein LOC108846934 gives MAKDLRWHFSNKSTDGKLRHPVDSVTWDQTNEKYPGFAAEERNMRLGLSTDGFNPFNMKNTMYSCWPVLLVNYNLPPDLCMKKENIMLTLLIPGPQQPGNSIDVYLEPLIDDLQHLWSTGELVYDALTRSTFTLRSMLLWTISVFPAYGNLAGCKVGNKRKRMVCTDLGSSEAEEEEEEELEVDEDELSRWKKRSIFFKLPYWAELLVRHNLDVMHVERNVAASLVSTLLHCGKSKDGLPPRKDLEDLGIRQDLHPRSQGKRTYLPPAPWSLSKTEKKIFCRRLFDFKGPDGYCSNISRGVSLDECKVTWLKSHDYHVLKQQLLPISLKGLLPKGPRLAISRLCAFFNMLCQRVIDREQLLVMEAEIVEMLCLFERYFPPSFFDIMVHLTVHLGREARLGGPVHFRWMYPFERYMNVLKDFVRNPARPEGCIAESYLAEECMKFCSEFLKKSTNVEDKIERNMEYENSSILEGRLISAGKTITLTEMEKQIAHLAIIQNLALVEPYVDEHLQYLQDSDGSCRRDASTLWSTHTKHFASWLKRKGFIVNGQRFHTASLDRKSQNSGVYYEATVVCRASAKDTSQVVDWVSYYGRVTNIILIDYNVFYVPLFRCQWAVKGNGVKIEDCFTLVNMTHSQASFSSDPYILASQAKQVFYSREKRVL, from the exons ATGGCCAAGGATCTAAGGTGGCACTTCAGCAACAAGAGCACCGATGGGAAGCTTCGCCATCCTGTTGATTCAGTCACATGGGATCAGACGAATGAAAAGTATCCTGGCTTTGCCGCTGAGGAAAGGAACATGAGGCTTGGGCTTTCAACAGACGGATTTAATCCGTTCAATATGAAGAATACGATGTACAGTTGCTGGCCAGTACTGTTAGTGAACTACAACTTGCCACCTGATTTATGTATGAAGAAGGAGAACATAATGCTTACACTGTTGATTCCTGGTCCACAACAGCCTGGTAATAGTATAGACGTTTACTTAGAACCTCTCATCGATGATCTACAGCATCTGTGGAGCACTGGAGAGTTGGTCTACGACGCTTTAACGCGATCTACCTTCACGCTGAGATCAATGCTGCTTTGGACGATCAGTGTTTTCCCGGCTTATGGGAACCTTGCAGGCTGCAAA GTTGGAAATAAGAGGAAAAGAATGGTCTGTACTGATTTAGGATCCAGTGaagcagaggaagaggaagaggaagaattAGAAGTTGATGAGGATGAGTTATCTAGATGGAAGAAGAGGTCAATATTTTTCAAGCTTCCTTATTGGGCA GAACTCCTGGTTAGGCACAACTTAGATGTTATGCATGTTGAGAGAAATGTGGCTGCTAGTCTAGTCTCGACATTGTTGCACTGTGGGAAATCTAAGGATGGTCTTCCTCCTCGTAAAGATCTTGAGGATCTTGGCATTAGGCAGGATTTGCACCCTCGCAGCCAGGGGAAACGAACATATCTTCCTCCAGCTCCGTGGTCCTTGTCCAAGACAGAGAAGAAGATATTCTGCAGGCGACTATTTGACTTCAAAGGGCCAGATGGGTACTGTTCCAATATCTCTAGAGGAGTTTCGTTAGATGAGTGTAAGGTCACATGGCTTAAATCACATGACTATCATGTGTTAAAGCAGCAACTGCTTCCAATTTCTCTCAAAGGGCTGTTACCTAAAGGACCTAGGCTAGCAATTTCAAGGTTATGCGCATTCTTCAATATGTTGTGTCAGAGAGTGATCGACAGGGAACAGCTTTTGGTAATGGAAGCAGAGATTGTAGAGATGCTTTGCTTGTTCGAAAGATATTTTCCTCCAAGTTTCTTTGATATCATGGTCCACTTGACTGTGCATCTAGGAAGGGAAGCACGCCTTGGAGGACCTGTCCATTTTAGATGGATGTACCCATTTGAGAG gTACATGAACGTCCTTAAAGACTTTGTCAGAAATCCTGCTAGACCAGAAGGCTGCATCGCTGAGTCTTATCTAGCTGAGGAATGTATGAAGTTTTGCAGTGAATTTCTGAAGAAGTCAACAAATGTAGAAGACAAAATAGAAAGGAACATGGAGTATGAGAATAGCTCCATCTTAGAGGGTCGTCTAATATCAGCTGGAAAAACAATTACACTCACTGAAATGGAGAAGCAAATAGCACATCTTGCTATCATCCAAAACCTTGCTCTTGTCGAACCTTATGTAGA TGAGCATCTCCAGTATCTACAAGACTCAGATGGAAGCTGTAGGAGAGATGCATCAACTTTATGGAGTACGCATACTAAGCATTTTGCTTCATGGCTAAAAAGAAAAG GCTTCATTGTCAATGGTCAGAGGTTTCACACGGCATCACTTGATAGGAAAAGTCAGAATTCTGGGGTTTATTATGAGGCTACGGTAGTTTGCAGAGCTAGTGCCAAAGATACATCACAGGTGGTTGATTGGGTATCTTACTACGGCAGAGTAACGAACATCATTCTGATTGATTACAATGTCTTCTACGTTCCTCTCTTCCGGTGTCAGTGGGCAGTAAAGGGTAATGGAGTGAAGATTGAAGATTGTTTTACACTTGTGAACATGACTCATAGTCAAGCATCTTTTTCAAGTGATCCTTACATACTAGCTTCTCAAGCGAAGCAAGTCTTTTACTCGAGGGAAAAACGAGTCCTCTAA